The Roseibaca calidilacus genome has a window encoding:
- a CDS encoding 2Fe-2S iron-sulfur cluster-binding protein, translating to MAKITYVEFNGTEHVVDVAEGLTVMEGARDNGIPGIEADCGGACACSTCHVYVDPDWADKLPAKDAMEEDMLDFAYQPDPQRSRLTCQIKVSAALDGLKVFMPEKQI from the coding sequence ATGGCCAAGATCACTTATGTCGAGTTCAACGGCACCGAACATGTGGTGGATGTGGCTGAGGGCCTGACCGTTATGGAAGGCGCGCGCGACAACGGGATTCCCGGTATCGAGGCCGATTGTGGTGGCGCTTGCGCCTGTTCTACCTGCCATGTCTATGTCGATCCGGACTGGGCTGACAAACTGCCCGCCAAGGACGCGATGGAAGAAGACATGCTGGATTTCGCCTACCAGCCTGACCCGCAACGCTCGCGCCTGACATGCCAAATCAAGGTCAGTGCAGCGTTGGACGGGTTGAAAGTGTTCATGCCGGAAAAGCAGATCTGA
- a CDS encoding peptidoglycan-binding domain-containing protein has protein sequence MTHRARHNRFLALHIGAVVTLTAMAHAEMASASDPDTTRARIETASLSLPASPNRACWARYSVNGAKPANGVIEETAFRVPCPETVNSAFVASLQRALQVRDYYAGPITGRPDAATRSAVHAFQRDNGFDSPILTLDTAQRLGLSPRDFGQN, from the coding sequence ATGACACATAGAGCCCGACATAACCGATTCCTTGCCTTGCATATTGGCGCCGTGGTTACCCTGACGGCCATGGCCCATGCAGAGATGGCGAGCGCGTCTGACCCGGACACCACCCGCGCGCGGATCGAGACCGCGAGCTTGTCTTTGCCCGCCAGTCCAAACCGGGCCTGTTGGGCGCGCTACTCTGTGAACGGGGCCAAGCCCGCAAATGGCGTGATAGAGGAAACCGCCTTTCGTGTGCCCTGCCCCGAAACCGTGAACAGCGCGTTCGTGGCAAGCCTGCAACGCGCCTTGCAGGTGCGCGATTACTACGCAGGCCCCATCACCGGCCGGCCCGATGCAGCGACGCGCAGTGCTGTCCACGCCTTTCAGCGTGACAACGGGTTTGACAGCCCGATCCTGACGCTGGACACCGCGCAGCGCCTTGGCCTGTCGCCCCGCGATTTCGGACAAAACTGA
- a CDS encoding Do family serine endopeptidase: MPSTVAIARQPDRTGLLPLVKLVTLALVLTLAQVTLLLAQDRPGSFADLAERVSPAVVNITTTTSVTTRLENAPQLPEGSPFEDFFRDFFEDPRNPGGPNRPQRPRQGQALGSGFVISPDGYLVTNNHVIDGADEIRIEFFSGLELEAELVGTDPATDIALLKVEHDEDLPFVDFGDAEAARVGDWVLAVGNPLGQGFSVSAGIISARGRALQGNYDDYIQTDAAINRGNSGGPLFNMDGDVIGVNTAILSPTGGSIGIGFAMSSNVVTGVVEQLREFGSTRRGWLGVRIQNVTDEMAEAIGLNSARGAMVTEVMDGPSQEAGIEAGDVILEFDGGDVDDSNMLVRRVADAGVGRAVDVVVFRDGEEQTVSVTLGQRELAEATTSPSPGMPAPEPEPASFLGMDLAPITDSVRVEMDLPAGMTGLVVTAVDPDSDAGSKGVMAGDLITEANQQPVSSVSELQTRAEEAREAGRKSLLVLLRRGGDPRFVALNVEE, from the coding sequence ATGCCTTCCACCGTCGCGATAGCGCGCCAGCCTGACCGCACAGGGCTGTTGCCTTTGGTCAAACTGGTCACGCTCGCCCTTGTTCTGACCTTGGCGCAAGTCACGCTTCTTTTGGCGCAAGACCGCCCCGGTAGCTTCGCCGATTTGGCTGAACGTGTCAGCCCCGCCGTTGTGAACATTACCACAACCACATCCGTGACCACCCGGCTGGAAAACGCGCCGCAACTGCCCGAAGGGTCTCCGTTCGAGGATTTCTTCCGTGATTTCTTCGAGGACCCGCGCAATCCCGGTGGTCCGAACCGGCCTCAGCGCCCCCGTCAGGGGCAGGCGCTTGGTTCGGGTTTCGTGATTTCACCGGATGGCTACCTTGTTACGAATAACCATGTCATCGACGGCGCGGATGAGATCCGGATCGAATTCTTCTCTGGTCTGGAACTGGAAGCGGAACTGGTTGGCACCGACCCTGCCACGGATATCGCGCTACTGAAGGTCGAGCATGACGAAGACCTGCCCTTTGTCGATTTTGGCGATGCAGAAGCAGCGCGCGTTGGCGACTGGGTTCTGGCCGTGGGCAACCCGCTGGGACAGGGCTTTTCGGTAAGCGCCGGTATCATCTCGGCGCGCGGTCGGGCGTTGCAAGGCAATTACGACGATTACATCCAGACCGATGCCGCCATCAACCGCGGCAACTCTGGCGGCCCGCTGTTCAACATGGATGGTGACGTGATCGGCGTGAATACCGCGATCTTGTCGCCCACCGGCGGGTCAATCGGGATTGGTTTCGCGATGTCGTCGAATGTCGTGACCGGTGTTGTGGAGCAATTGCGCGAGTTTGGCAGCACCCGGCGCGGCTGGCTGGGCGTGCGTATCCAGAACGTGACCGATGAAATGGCAGAAGCCATTGGCCTGAACAGCGCACGCGGCGCCATGGTGACAGAGGTCATGGATGGCCCCTCGCAAGAGGCGGGCATTGAGGCCGGTGATGTTATCCTAGAATTCGACGGCGGTGATGTCGATGACAGCAACATGCTGGTGCGCCGCGTGGCGGATGCCGGTGTCGGGCGCGCGGTTGACGTGGTCGTGTTCCGCGATGGCGAGGAGCAGACCGTATCCGTCACCCTCGGGCAACGCGAATTGGCAGAGGCGACCACTTCTCCCAGCCCCGGAATGCCCGCGCCAGAGCCTGAGCCCGCCAGTTTTCTGGGAATGGACCTTGCGCCAATCACCGATTCCGTTCGTGTAGAGATGGACCTGCCTGCCGGTATGACGGGCCTTGTTGTCACGGCTGTCGACCCTGACAGCGATGCTGGCAGCAAGGGCGTTATGGCGGGCGATCTGATTACCGAAGCGAACCAGCAACCCGTGTCCAGTGTTTCGGAACTGCAAACCCGTGCAGAAGAAGCACGCGAAGCCGGGCGCAAATCGCTTCTGGTGTTGTTGCGCCGTGGTGGTGATCCGCGTTTCGTGGCGCTGAATGTGGAAGAGTAA
- a CDS encoding DUF2065 family protein, with product MALSTVILALGLVLVLEGLVFALAPSRIEDLLKVLTQLPENARRLIGVLALVFGVFLVTFSNLIAGP from the coding sequence ATGGCCCTGTCCACGGTTATCCTTGCGCTGGGCTTGGTGCTTGTTCTGGAGGGGCTGGTGTTTGCACTGGCCCCTTCGCGCATTGAGGATCTGCTCAAGGTGCTGACGCAACTGCCCGAGAATGCACGACGCCTCATCGGCGTGCTCGCCTTGGTTTTTGGGGTTTTTCTGGTAACCTTCTCCAACCTGATCGCGGGGCCGTAA
- the hflC gene encoding protease modulator HflC has translation MKKAGLLLPAFAVVVVLAFSSLFIVDERENVLVLQFGQVRQEITEPGLGFKVPFIQEVVRYDARILGLQTQPLEVTPLDDRRLVVDAFLRWRLRDVTTFRQAVGLDGVRGAQGRMERIMNAAIREVLGSVPSTSVLSEDRTGLMNRIRDIASRQANSLGIEVIDVRLTRTDLPQENLEATFARMRAEREREAADERARGSEAAQRVRALADRTVTELVSSAQRDSEIVRGEADAERNRVYADAYNLDPEFFAFSRSMQSYAAALRGENSSMVLRPDSEFFTFLRSDGLSGDALAAAEAFASELEENPDAARERVPEPGPEEPDSVQELEDMISN, from the coding sequence ATGAAAAAAGCTGGTCTTCTACTGCCGGCCTTTGCCGTTGTGGTCGTGCTTGCCTTCTCGTCGCTGTTCATTGTCGATGAACGTGAAAACGTGCTGGTGTTGCAATTCGGTCAGGTAAGACAGGAAATCACCGAACCCGGACTTGGGTTCAAGGTGCCGTTCATTCAGGAAGTTGTGCGCTATGACGCGCGCATTCTGGGCCTGCAAACGCAGCCCTTGGAGGTGACGCCACTGGATGACCGCCGCCTTGTGGTCGATGCATTCTTGCGCTGGCGCCTGCGCGATGTGACCACGTTCCGTCAGGCCGTCGGTCTGGACGGTGTGCGCGGCGCGCAAGGGCGGATGGAGCGGATCATGAATGCCGCCATCCGCGAAGTATTGGGGTCGGTGCCGTCAACTTCGGTGTTGTCAGAGGACCGGACCGGTCTGATGAACCGCATCCGCGACATCGCCAGCCGTCAGGCGAATTCCTTGGGGATAGAGGTGATCGACGTGCGACTGACCCGCACCGATCTGCCGCAGGAAAACTTGGAAGCGACCTTTGCCCGGATGCGCGCAGAGCGTGAACGCGAGGCCGCCGACGAGCGCGCCCGCGGGAGCGAGGCTGCCCAGCGCGTGCGGGCATTGGCGGACCGGACGGTGACAGAATTGGTGTCGAGTGCGCAGCGCGATTCCGAAATCGTGCGCGGTGAGGCTGATGCGGAACGAAACCGCGTCTATGCAGACGCCTATAACCTTGACCCGGAATTCTTTGCCTTCTCGCGGTCAATGCAAAGCTATGCGGCCGCGCTTCGGGGCGAAAACTCCAGCATGGTTTTGCGGCCGGATAGCGAATTCTTCACTTTCTTGCGCAGCGACGGCCTTAGCGGAGATGCGCTGGCCGCAGCAGAAGCTTTCGCAAGCGAGTTGGAGGAGAATCCCGACGCCGCGCGCGAACGCGTGCCTGAACCCGGTCCGGAAGAGCCGGATTCGGTGCAAGAGCTTGAAGACATGATTAGCAACTAA
- the hflK gene encoding FtsH protease activity modulator HflK, giving the protein MSGNNGGPWGGGNRGGGNRGGDGGNNGPRGNSGQQVPEIEEIVKKGQEQLRVLMGGRGGGNGGNGGGMGGGFSKRGVLLGLVALVVAWAFASFYTVRPEERSVELLFGQYYRTGNPGLNFAPWPVVSAEVVQVTTEQVTEVGTGSSVLDSGLMLTRDEAVVDIEFQVVWNIADPARFLFNLADPRETVRASAESAMRDIIARSELAPILNRDRGAIAADLQANVQEVLDSYDAGINVIRVNFDKADPPDGVISAFRDVQTARQERDRLEREADAYANRVLAEARGQAAQIREEAEGYRAQVVNTAQGEASRFVSVYTEYVNAPEVTRKRMYLETMEQVLGDMNLTILDNVTGGESGSGVLPYLPLNELGRQRSAN; this is encoded by the coding sequence ATGTCCGGAAACAACGGAGGGCCATGGGGCGGCGGCAATCGCGGCGGTGGAAACCGCGGTGGCGACGGCGGCAATAACGGCCCGCGCGGCAACAGTGGCCAACAGGTTCCCGAGATCGAAGAGATCGTGAAGAAGGGCCAAGAGCAGTTGCGCGTCCTGATGGGCGGTCGCGGCGGCGGAAACGGTGGCAACGGCGGCGGCATGGGCGGCGGTTTCAGCAAGCGCGGCGTGCTGCTGGGGCTGGTTGCGCTTGTCGTGGCATGGGCATTTGCGTCTTTCTACACCGTCCGCCCGGAAGAGCGGTCGGTCGAATTGTTGTTTGGGCAGTATTACAGAACCGGCAATCCGGGTCTGAACTTTGCGCCATGGCCCGTGGTCAGCGCAGAGGTCGTTCAGGTGACAACCGAACAGGTGACCGAGGTTGGCACCGGCAGTTCGGTGCTGGACAGCGGTCTGATGCTGACCCGCGACGAAGCGGTGGTCGATATCGAATTCCAAGTGGTCTGGAATATTGCCGACCCGGCGCGCTTCCTGTTCAACTTGGCGGACCCGCGTGAAACGGTGCGCGCGTCAGCAGAATCGGCCATGCGTGACATTATCGCGCGCTCCGAATTGGCACCCATTCTGAACCGCGACCGTGGGGCCATCGCCGCCGATCTTCAGGCGAATGTGCAAGAGGTTCTGGACAGCTACGATGCCGGTATCAACGTGATCCGCGTGAACTTTGACAAGGCCGATCCGCCCGATGGCGTTATCAGCGCCTTCCGCGATGTGCAGACCGCGCGTCAGGAACGCGACCGTCTGGAACGTGAAGCAGATGCCTATGCCAACCGCGTCTTGGCAGAGGCCCGTGGCCAAGCCGCCCAGATCCGGGAAGAGGCCGAAGGCTACCGCGCGCAAGTTGTCAACACTGCGCAGGGTGAGGCAAGCCGCTTCGTGTCGGTCTACACGGAATATGTGAATGCACCGGAAGTGACACGCAAGCGGATGTATCTGGAAACCATGGAACAGGTCTTGGGTGACATGAACCTGACCATTCTGGACAATGTGACAGGTGGTGAAAGCGGCAGTGGTGTTCTGCCCTACCTGCCGCTGAACGAACTGGGCCGCCAGAGGAGTGCAAACTGA
- the gorA gene encoding glutathione-disulfide reductase produces the protein MSFDYDLFVIGGGSGGVRAARIAASEHGAKVALAEEYRMGGTCVIRGCVPKKLMVFASEFPGAVADAQAYGWDAQISGFDWGAFRAKLDAELTRLEGLYLKGLDGAGVTVFDCRATLDDPHTVALADGRKVTARHILIATGGTPVVPEQWQGQGVLTSNEVFLMDRLPKSMLIVGGGYIASEFACIFNGLGVKTTQFYRGAQILRGFDDEARGHIADEMVANGVDLHLGTDVVEMRAEGAQTFVKATTGHDGAYDAVMFATGRKPNTDGLGLEKLGLELGPGGAIPVDRYSQTAIPSIYAVGDVTNRANLTPVAIREGHAFADTVFGGTPRYFDHGLIPTAVFTQPEFGTVGLTEEEARALGPIDVYCAAFRPMHSLFAGRDNRAMMKLVVCRDTDRVLGCHIVADGAGEMIQLAGVAVSMGATKAQFDATLAVHPSMAEELVTMRKPVRSHPG, from the coding sequence ATGTCCTTCGACTACGATCTTTTCGTCATTGGCGGCGGTTCTGGCGGTGTGCGCGCCGCGCGAATCGCGGCCAGCGAACACGGTGCCAAGGTCGCACTGGCCGAAGAATATCGCATGGGCGGCACCTGCGTTATTCGCGGTTGCGTGCCGAAAAAGCTGATGGTCTTCGCTTCGGAATTTCCCGGTGCGGTGGCCGATGCGCAGGCCTATGGGTGGGATGCGCAGATCAGCGGTTTCGACTGGGGCGCGTTCCGCGCCAAGCTGGATGCCGAATTGACCCGGCTGGAAGGGCTGTATCTCAAAGGGCTGGATGGCGCAGGCGTGACCGTGTTCGATTGCCGCGCCACGCTGGACGACCCACATACGGTGGCACTGGCCGATGGCCGCAAGGTCACGGCGCGGCATATTCTGATCGCCACTGGCGGCACGCCGGTTGTGCCAGAGCAGTGGCAGGGCCAGGGTGTGCTCACCTCGAACGAGGTGTTCTTGATGGACCGTCTGCCCAAGTCGATGTTGATCGTGGGCGGCGGCTATATTGCCAGCGAATTTGCCTGCATCTTTAACGGGCTGGGCGTGAAAACCACGCAATTCTATCGTGGCGCGCAAATTTTGCGCGGCTTCGACGACGAAGCGCGCGGCCATATCGCCGACGAAATGGTGGCCAATGGTGTTGACCTGCATCTGGGCACCGATGTGGTCGAGATGCGCGCCGAGGGCGCGCAGACCTTCGTCAAGGCAACCACGGGGCATGATGGCGCCTATGACGCGGTCATGTTCGCCACCGGGCGCAAACCCAATACGGATGGGCTGGGGCTGGAAAAGCTGGGGCTGGAACTGGGGCCGGGCGGCGCGATCCCGGTCGACCGCTACAGCCAGACCGCCATCCCGTCCATTTATGCCGTGGGTGACGTGACCAACCGCGCCAATCTGACGCCGGTCGCCATCCGTGAAGGTCACGCCTTTGCCGATACCGTCTTTGGTGGCACGCCGCGCTATTTTGACCATGGGCTGATCCCCACGGCGGTGTTCACGCAGCCCGAATTCGGAACCGTGGGCCTGACCGAAGAAGAAGCCCGCGCGCTAGGCCCGATAGACGTGTATTGCGCGGCCTTTCGGCCCATGCACAGCTTGTTTGCCGGACGCGACAACCGCGCAATGATGAAGCTGGTCGTTTGCCGCGACACGGATCGTGTGCTGGGGTGTCACATCGTCGCGGATGGCGCGGGAGAGATGATTCAGCTTGCCGGGGTTGCGGTGTCTATGGGGGCGACCAAGGCCCAATTTGATGCAACTTTGGCTGTGCATCCGTCGATGGCTGAAGAACTGGTCACAATGCGCAAACCGGTCCGGTCACATCCCGGTTAA
- the rpiA gene encoding ribose-5-phosphate isomerase RpiA, with translation MTDQMTPIDRAKYASAICAADFVKDGMRVGLGTGSTASFLVRRLGARVRHEGLRIIAVPTSTRTAQLAREVGINVVTLDEARWLDLTIDGADEFDAELTLIKGGGGALLHEKIVATASDQMIVITDPAKEVSALGAFPLPVEVIPFGWQASKALIEEILASMDVLDRRTALRMNGDAPYTTDEGNYILDLSLGRIGNARQLSLVLNQVPGVVENGLFVDIADQVIIGHPDGAVELRDLSDGAAQVSHRQVELAQDSNIFDDL, from the coding sequence ATGACCGACCAGATGACCCCGATTGATCGCGCCAAATACGCGTCCGCCATTTGTGCGGCAGATTTCGTCAAGGATGGAATGCGCGTGGGGCTTGGCACCGGGTCAACGGCCAGTTTTCTGGTGCGCCGCCTTGGCGCGCGGGTCAGACATGAAGGTTTGCGCATCATCGCCGTGCCCACATCGACCCGCACGGCGCAACTGGCGCGTGAAGTTGGGATCAATGTTGTCACCTTGGACGAAGCGCGCTGGCTGGACCTGACGATTGACGGGGCCGACGAATTCGACGCGGAACTGACGCTGATAAAGGGCGGTGGCGGCGCGCTGCTGCATGAGAAAATCGTGGCGACCGCATCGGACCAGATGATCGTCATCACCGACCCTGCGAAAGAGGTCAGCGCGCTCGGGGCCTTCCCCTTGCCGGTAGAGGTGATCCCGTTCGGCTGGCAGGCGTCCAAGGCGCTGATAGAAGAAATCCTTGCCAGCATGGATGTGCTGGACCGCCGCACCGCGCTGCGCATGAATGGCGACGCGCCTTACACAACGGACGAAGGCAACTATATCCTTGATCTGTCGCTTGGCCGCATCGGCAATGCGCGGCAACTGTCTTTGGTGCTGAACCAAGTGCCCGGCGTGGTGGAAAACGGGCTGTTCGTGGATATTGCAGATCAGGTCATCATCGGCCACCCGGATGGCGCGGTCGAATTGCGCGACCTGTCTGACGGGGCTGCACAAGTCAGCCACCGCCAGGTGGAACTGGCCCAGGACAGCAACATTTTCGACGATCTATAA
- a CDS encoding c-type cytochrome: MMRLIALVSLLAVVACSPTTSPQAGRSLFAQNCVQCHGTDATGGDAVPDLTGLALRAGGTYPQTLVLNKLDGYARGQAAYAGVEMPQFGYLLTGPLTRVPLADGLSRELPEKIVALDAYLRSLQRGGN, encoded by the coding sequence ATGATGCGCCTGATCGCCCTTGTCTCACTGCTGGCCGTTGTGGCCTGCTCGCCCACCACCAGCCCGCAGGCTGGGCGCAGCTTGTTCGCGCAAAATTGCGTGCAATGCCATGGCACCGATGCAACCGGCGGAGATGCCGTGCCAGACCTGACAGGACTGGCCCTGCGCGCAGGCGGCACCTACCCGCAAACCTTGGTTCTGAACAAGCTGGACGGCTATGCGCGCGGGCAGGCGGCCTATGCGGGCGTCGAGATGCCGCAATTTGGCTATTTGCTGACCGGGCCGCTGACCCGCGTGCCGCTGGCAGATGGTCTGTCGCGGGAATTGCCCGAAAAGATTGTTGCGCTCGATGCCTATTTGCGCAGCTTGCAGCGTGGCGGCAATTAG
- a CDS encoding L-serine ammonia-lyase — translation MFLSVFDMFKIGIGPSSSHTMGPMVAAARFLDHLRGLPFAVSGLKASLHGSLAFTGVGHATDRAVILGLAGFIPSAYDATRAKTELAHIKAEHTVEVDGLGTLRFDPATDLMFDYGPPLPGHANGLRLMATDAQGDIIAQETYYSIGGGFVVTEAELGAKPPAPAAAFPHPFATAAEMLEMARASGKSIAQMKRANELAMMGPTTLDDGLRRIWAVMRACIDRGLETDGTLPGGLNVKRRAKAIREALERERGLNLTAPHVINDWISTYAMAVNEENAAGGQVVTAPTNGAAGVVPATIRYWLDHVPGASEARVGEFLLTAAAIGGLVKHNASISGAECGCQAEVGAASAMAAAGLAAVLGGTPEQVENAAEIALEHHLGMTCDPVKGLVQVPCIERNGLGAIKAVSAASLALRGDGTHFMPLDNCIEAMRQTGADMSEKYKETALGGLAVNIPNC, via the coding sequence ATGTTTCTGTCGGTGTTCGACATGTTCAAGATCGGGATCGGCCCGTCGTCATCGCATACGATGGGACCGATGGTCGCGGCGGCGCGGTTTCTGGACCATTTGCGCGGCTTGCCATTCGCCGTGTCGGGGCTGAAAGCGTCGCTGCATGGGTCGCTGGCCTTTACCGGGGTCGGCCATGCGACCGACCGCGCGGTCATTCTTGGACTGGCAGGGTTCATTCCGTCCGCCTATGACGCGACCCGCGCAAAGACCGAACTGGCCCACATAAAAGCCGAGCATACGGTCGAGGTGGACGGGCTTGGCACGCTGCGTTTTGACCCGGCGACTGACCTGATGTTCGACTATGGCCCGCCCCTGCCCGGCCATGCCAACGGCTTGCGTCTGATGGCAACCGATGCGCAAGGCGATATCATCGCTCAGGAAACCTATTATTCCATCGGCGGCGGCTTTGTCGTGACCGAAGCGGAACTGGGCGCAAAACCGCCCGCCCCTGCCGCAGCGTTCCCCCACCCCTTTGCCACGGCGGCAGAGATGCTGGAGATGGCGCGCGCCTCTGGCAAGAGCATTGCGCAGATGAAACGCGCCAATGAACTGGCCATGATGGGACCGACCACGCTGGATGACGGACTACGCCGCATCTGGGCGGTGATGCGCGCCTGCATAGACCGGGGGCTGGAAACCGATGGCACCTTGCCCGGCGGGCTGAATGTGAAACGCCGCGCAAAAGCGATCCGAGAGGCGCTGGAACGCGAGCGCGGCCTGAACCTGACCGCGCCGCATGTCATCAACGACTGGATCAGCACCTATGCCATGGCAGTGAACGAGGAAAACGCCGCTGGTGGGCAGGTCGTGACGGCGCCCACCAATGGCGCGGCGGGGGTGGTGCCCGCAACCATCCGGTATTGGCTGGACCATGTGCCGGGCGCGTCCGAAGCGCGGGTGGGGGAATTCCTGCTGACGGCTGCGGCCATTGGCGGGCTGGTCAAGCACAACGCCTCTATCTCCGGCGCTGAATGCGGCTGTCAGGCAGAGGTCGGCGCGGCCTCTGCCATGGCCGCCGCCGGGTTGGCCGCGGTGCTGGGCGGCACGCCAGAGCAGGTCGAAAACGCCGCCGAAATCGCGCTGGAACACCATCTGGGCATGACCTGCGACCCGGTTAAGGGGTTGGTGCAGGTGCCCTGCATCGAACGCAACGGGCTGGGGGCGATCAAGGCGGTGTCCGCCGCGTCGCTGGCGCTGCGCGGCGATGGCACGCATTTCATGCCGTTGGATAACTGCATCGAAGCCATGCGCCAGACCGGGGCCGATATGTCGGAAAAATACAAGGAGACGGCTTTGGGCGGCTTGGCCGTGAACATCCCAAACTGCTGA